A window of Halomonas sp. H10-9-1 contains these coding sequences:
- a CDS encoding malate dehydrogenase produces the protein MKDPVRIAITGAAGQISYSLAFRIASGDMLGKDQPVILQLLEITPAMDALNGVVMELNDCAFPLVQDIVATDDPNVAFKDADFALLVGARPRGPGMERKDLLEANAAIFSVQGKALNDNASRDVKVLVVGNPANTNALIASCNAPDLNPGQFTAMMRLDHNRAKTQLAQKVGKHVTDVESMIVWGNHSATQYPDLAHCKVDGKAALELVEQEWYENDFIPTVQQRGAAIIKARGASSAASAASAAIDHMRDWALGSDGIVSMGIPADGSYGVEPGIMYSYPVVCKNGQYEIVQGLEVGEFSRGRMNATEQELREERAAVEHLLG, from the coding sequence ATGAAAGACCCCGTTCGCATTGCCATTACCGGCGCCGCCGGCCAGATCAGCTACTCCCTGGCCTTCCGCATCGCCTCCGGCGACATGCTGGGCAAGGACCAGCCGGTCATCCTGCAACTGCTCGAGATCACCCCGGCCATGGACGCCCTGAACGGCGTGGTCATGGAGCTCAACGACTGTGCCTTCCCGCTGGTGCAGGACATCGTCGCCACCGACGATCCCAATGTCGCCTTCAAGGATGCCGACTTCGCCCTGCTGGTGGGTGCTCGTCCGCGTGGTCCGGGCATGGAGCGCAAGGACCTGCTGGAAGCCAACGCGGCGATCTTCTCCGTGCAGGGCAAGGCGCTGAACGACAACGCCAGCCGTGATGTGAAGGTGCTGGTGGTGGGCAACCCGGCCAACACCAACGCCCTGATCGCCTCCTGCAACGCGCCGGATCTCAATCCGGGCCAGTTCACCGCGATGATGCGCCTGGATCACAATCGCGCCAAGACTCAGCTGGCCCAGAAGGTCGGCAAGCATGTCACCGACGTGGAGTCGATGATCGTGTGGGGCAACCACAGCGCCACCCAGTATCCGGACCTGGCCCACTGCAAGGTGGATGGCAAGGCGGCCCTGGAGCTGGTCGAGCAGGAGTGGTACGAGAACGACTTCATCCCCACCGTGCAGCAGCGCGGCGCCGCCATCATCAAGGCGCGTGGTGCATCCTCCGCGGCCTCCGCGGCCTCCGCGGCCATCGACCACATGCGTGACTGGGCGCTGGGCAGCGACGGCATCGTCAGCATGGGGATCCCCGCCGACGGCAGCTACGGTGTCGAGCCGGGCATCATGTACTCCTACCCGGTGGTGTGCAAGAACGGTCAGTACGAGATCGTGCAGGGCCTGGAGGTCGGCGAGTTCAGCCGCGGGCGCATGAACGCCACCGAGCAGGAGCTGCGTGAAGAGCGCGCCGCCGTCGAGCATCTGCTGGGCTAA
- a CDS encoding HAD family hydrolase translates to MSLAIFDLDNTLLSIDSDHAWGEFLLEQGAVDPAAYREANDRFMADYEAGTLDIHAFLEVALKPLAENSPEQLAAWHQQFMASKIEPHILDKGEELLARHRSRGDTLLIVTATNRFITGPIAERLGVDDLIAVEPEIVDGHYTGKVSGTPSYREGKVIRLEEWLADKDQTLDQAWFYSDSHNDLPLLEAVEYPVAVDPDPSLREVAEARGWRIISLRD, encoded by the coding sequence GTGAGCCTGGCCATCTTCGACCTGGACAATACCCTGCTGTCAATCGACAGCGACCATGCCTGGGGCGAGTTCCTGCTCGAGCAGGGCGCCGTCGACCCGGCGGCCTACCGCGAGGCCAACGACCGCTTCATGGCCGACTACGAGGCCGGCACCCTGGATATCCACGCCTTCCTGGAGGTCGCGCTCAAGCCCCTGGCCGAGAACAGCCCCGAGCAACTCGCCGCCTGGCACCAGCAGTTCATGGCCAGCAAGATCGAGCCGCACATCCTGGACAAGGGCGAGGAGCTGCTGGCCCGCCACCGCTCCCGGGGTGACACCCTGCTGATCGTCACCGCCACCAACCGCTTTATTACCGGCCCCATCGCAGAGCGGCTAGGCGTCGACGACCTGATCGCGGTGGAGCCCGAGATCGTCGACGGCCACTACACCGGCAAGGTGAGCGGCACGCCCAGCTATCGCGAGGGCAAAGTGATACGCCTGGAGGAGTGGCTGGCCGACAAGGACCAGACCCTCGATCAGGCCTGGTTCTACAGCGACTCACACAACGACCTGCCGCTGCTGGAGGCCGTCGAGTATCCGGTGGCCGTCGACCCCGACCCCAGCCTGCGCGAGGTGGCCGAAGCCCGCGGCTGGCGGATCATCAGCCTGAGGGACTGA
- a CDS encoding RNA pyrophosphohydrolase: MIDAEGFRPNVGIIIANDQGQLLWARRVGQNAWQFPQGGIKADETPKQALFRELHEEIGLTAGDVEILACTRGWLRYRLPRRMIRTHSRPVCIGQKQKWFLLRIRCQESQICMDISEKPEFDGWRWVSYWYPLAQVVPFKREVYRRALKELSPRAQRLALGHG, translated from the coding sequence GTGATCGACGCAGAGGGCTTTCGCCCCAACGTTGGCATCATTATCGCCAACGACCAGGGGCAGCTGCTTTGGGCGCGTCGGGTAGGGCAGAATGCGTGGCAGTTTCCCCAGGGAGGCATCAAGGCTGACGAGACACCCAAACAGGCGCTATTTCGAGAGCTCCATGAGGAGATCGGCCTGACGGCCGGTGATGTCGAGATTCTTGCCTGCACCCGGGGGTGGCTGCGCTACCGCCTGCCACGACGCATGATTCGCACGCATTCCCGGCCGGTGTGTATCGGCCAGAAACAGAAGTGGTTCCTGCTCCGGATTCGCTGCCAGGAGAGCCAGATATGCATGGATATCTCCGAGAAGCCGGAGTTCGACGGCTGGCGCTGGGTCAGCTACTGGTATCCACTGGCGCAGGTGGTGCCCTTCAAGCGAGAGGTCTACCGCCGTGCCCTGAAGGAGCTCTCGCCGCGCGCCCAGCGCCTGGCGCTGGGGCACGGCTAG